Proteins from one Ignavibacteriales bacterium genomic window:
- a CDS encoding (2Fe-2S)-binding protein, whose translation MISLKFILNGKQVTVETEPSIRLLDLLRDKLNLTGTKEGCGVGECGACTVLLNRKAVNSCLILAAQIEGSEIVTIEGIANGNELHPIQKNFLKYGAVQCGFCSPAMVLSAYALLEENQNPTEEEIKDAIAGNLCRCTGYKQIIEAISESAKELTAH comes from the coding sequence ATGATCAGTTTGAAATTCATACTTAACGGAAAACAAGTTACAGTAGAGACTGAACCGAGTATCCGTTTGCTCGATCTACTCAGAGATAAATTAAATCTAACCGGAACAAAGGAAGGATGCGGAGTTGGAGAGTGCGGTGCATGTACTGTATTATTGAATAGAAAAGCGGTTAATTCATGTCTGATTCTTGCTGCACAAATTGAAGGAAGTGAGATCGTTACAATTGAAGGAATTGCAAACGGTAATGAATTACATCCGATTCAAAAAAATTTCTTAAAGTATGGTGCAGTACAATGCGGATTCTGTTCACCGGCAATGGTTTTATCGGCTTATGCTTTGCTTGAAGAAAATCAAAATCCTACCGAAGAAGAAATCAAAGATGCAATTGCGGGTAACTTGTGCAGATGTACCGGGTACAAACAAATAATTGAAGCAATCAGTGAAAGCGCAAAAGAATTAACGGCTCACTAA